In Thermocrinis minervae, a single genomic region encodes these proteins:
- a CDS encoding tetratricopeptide repeat protein — MKKAISALLLSVSISLGAPKEYYKTMLEASLGINDLKTAQRVLEDALREYPNDVYFLEWAYKVYLWSSDLEKAGLYAERFYRATKNYDENIIKVLRVAGRYDTLLDIYEKELSKGNFDFLQEYYKAIIDSFQIDRGLKFLENLYKNISNIEVLKIIAKLDYDTNKFERAKDNILRVLSKDNQWLDGYIFLYKIFYAQKNYEEAYRVLKTINETFKNVPEYVKRDLLSIAYGLGKLEDAYKVAKQLRDEGKADKDVYTVMLEYLIDKNPIQARDIAIEAYEKTKLDYFLDNYILLSYRLEDYMSIVKIVEQEKLQEKLKPYTLDAVAQAYYRLGYKDKALRLYESYLSRTFDTNVLSSLLYFLAEAKDYERLKNYTDKYYTYALKTPELYLSFLNAYIALQDSKKGLAFYQQLKEKNDLFTKYLYSFLLDIAGEEEKAKALRYQLLKELEKKPEAYQDTQLAQVLLSLYSEFKPVDYLKIKDRLRKTVGEKAYWETYLTYLASNMHYEKYSLYARSHREAVRAWMELSKAIEDYDKDKLAKLVEEKSQELPVRDRVRATQMAGNIGLAKEYAFEGLEKNPTDYLMYKQFRDLYMNFSGNLTFETSYQSGKYLQTESINLDLKHPLTNRLYFLISSSLNKYTSLRGDVIKKTPSKDLSASVGLKYIGQRTNWELLLTQRDAFTSYTGFSLKIEHYLKDRLTGMALVEYRQPAQDSVYTIVGGRKNSITLGVTYSLNTRTYIDTTYSYQKIESQDGKSVGDAKKLNVEGFYKLRVSYPDFTFRAYYMNYQYSEKNKDKGVLDEVSATPTRYLPTSFWESGLGFLFGFDQKHLYTGRLRPFADISIGYNSQGTGVFSVGGGLGGPLFHQDNLSLDLSLSRRVGRFTENILNANMIYKLWY; from the coding sequence ATGAAAAAGGCCATATCTGCTCTCTTACTATCAGTTTCTATATCTCTTGGAGCTCCAAAAGAGTATTATAAAACCATGTTAGAAGCTTCCTTAGGGATAAATGATCTTAAAACTGCCCAGAGGGTCTTGGAGGATGCTTTAAGGGAGTACCCAAACGACGTGTACTTTTTAGAGTGGGCCTATAAAGTTTACCTATGGAGCTCTGATCTGGAAAAGGCTGGACTTTACGCAGAGAGATTCTACAGAGCCACGAAGAATTATGACGAAAATATTATAAAAGTCCTCAGAGTTGCAGGAAGGTACGATACCCTTTTGGACATCTACGAAAAGGAACTTTCTAAAGGTAACTTTGATTTCCTCCAGGAATACTACAAGGCCATCATCGACAGCTTTCAGATAGACAGAGGACTTAAATTCTTAGAAAACTTGTACAAAAACATATCTAACATAGAAGTACTCAAGATTATAGCTAAATTAGATTATGACACAAACAAGTTTGAAAGAGCAAAGGATAACATCCTTAGGGTGTTGTCTAAAGACAATCAGTGGTTGGATGGTTATATCTTCCTTTACAAGATATTCTACGCGCAGAAGAACTACGAAGAGGCTTACAGGGTGTTAAAGACTATAAACGAAACTTTTAAAAATGTCCCAGAATATGTAAAAAGGGATCTACTAAGCATAGCTTATGGTCTTGGTAAACTAGAAGATGCTTACAAGGTGGCAAAACAACTTAGGGATGAAGGTAAGGCAGATAAGGATGTATACACGGTCATGCTTGAGTACCTCATCGACAAAAATCCTATTCAAGCCAGAGACATAGCCATAGAAGCTTACGAAAAGACTAAACTTGACTATTTTCTAGACAATTACATACTGCTGTCTTATAGACTAGAGGACTACATGAGCATAGTCAAGATAGTAGAACAGGAAAAACTCCAAGAGAAGCTAAAACCTTATACCCTAGATGCAGTTGCACAAGCCTACTATAGGCTAGGCTACAAAGACAAAGCTTTAAGACTTTATGAGTCATACCTGTCCAGGACTTTCGATACTAATGTACTGTCTTCTTTGTTGTACTTCTTAGCGGAAGCAAAAGATTACGAAAGGCTGAAGAACTACACAGACAAGTACTACACTTACGCTTTAAAGACACCAGAGCTCTACCTTAGCTTCTTGAACGCCTATATTGCACTACAGGACTCTAAAAAGGGTCTTGCATTCTATCAACAACTCAAGGAAAAGAACGATCTATTTACCAAGTACCTTTACTCTTTTCTTCTTGATATAGCTGGTGAGGAGGAAAAAGCTAAGGCTCTAAGGTATCAACTGCTGAAAGAACTAGAGAAAAAACCTGAAGCTTATCAGGATACACAACTGGCTCAGGTACTACTAAGCCTTTATTCTGAGTTTAAGCCTGTTGATTACCTGAAGATCAAAGATAGGCTAAGAAAGACAGTAGGCGAAAAAGCCTATTGGGAGACATACCTTACGTACTTAGCATCCAACATGCATTACGAAAAGTACAGCCTTTACGCTCGTAGCCACAGGGAGGCTGTAAGAGCTTGGATGGAGCTTTCAAAGGCCATAGAGGATTACGACAAGGATAAATTAGCTAAGCTGGTCGAAGAAAAAAGCCAGGAGCTACCGGTAAGGGACAGAGTCAGGGCTACACAGATGGCAGGGAACATAGGTCTGGCAAAAGAGTATGCCTTTGAAGGCCTTGAAAAGAATCCAACGGATTACCTCATGTACAAGCAGTTCAGAGACCTTTATATGAACTTTTCGGGTAATCTCACCTTTGAGACTTCTTACCAGAGTGGAAAGTACTTACAAACGGAAAGCATAAACCTAGATCTAAAGCATCCTCTAACGAACAGGCTTTACTTCCTTATATCCAGCAGTTTGAATAAGTATACCTCACTTAGAGGTGATGTGATAAAGAAAACTCCAAGCAAGGATCTGTCAGCTAGTGTGGGGCTAAAGTACATAGGTCAAAGGACAAACTGGGAGCTCCTCTTGACACAAAGAGATGCTTTTACCAGTTACACTGGCTTTAGCCTTAAGATAGAACACTACCTAAAGGATAGACTAACGGGTATGGCTTTGGTAGAGTATAGACAACCAGCCCAGGACAGCGTTTATACCATAGTGGGAGGTAGAAAGAACAGCATAACCCTCGGTGTTACATATTCCTTAAACACCAGAACGTACATAGACACTACTTACTCCTACCAAAAGATAGAATCACAGGATGGCAAAAGCGTAGGAGATGCTAAGAAGCTTAATGTAGAGGGTTTTTATAAGCTGAGGGTTTCATACCCAGACTTTACCTTTAGGGCCTACTATATGAACTACCAATACTCTGAGAAGAATAAGGATAAAGGAGTGCTTGACGAGGTATCGGCTACACCCACAAGATACCTACCTACATCTTTCTGGGAATCTGGCCTGGGCTTTCTGTTTGGTTTTGATCAGAAACACCTCTACACGGGGAGGCTAAGGCCCTTTGCAGATATATCTATAGGTTACAACAGTCAGGGGACCGGTGTGTTTAGCGTGGGTGGAGGATTGGGCGGTCCCCTGTTTCATCAGGATAATCTATCTCTCGACCTAAGCCTCTCTAGAAGAGTAGGAAGGTTCACTGAGAATATACTTAATGCCAATATGATCTACAAACTATGGTACTGA
- a CDS encoding cysteine desulfurase family protein — protein MFFRKAGKRVVYVDHIATTPVAEEVLQAMLPYFRERFGNPTSLHSFGQEAKKAINEAREKIATLINANSPEEIIFTSGGIEANNLAIKGIAEAYEKKGRHIVSTEIEHHSILHPLKSLERKGWEVTYLKPDKYGLIHPDQVREAVREDTVLVSIGHSNREIGTIQNIKELVKAAKEKNPKVIFHTDACPTLGHYPVDVKDWGVDAASFTAHLMYGPKGVGALWTRKGVKIRPLIEGGTQERGVRAGTENVPGIVGFGAAAELTMKELQDRMTRLSYYRDKLRKALEEKLDYIEFTGHPTQRLPHHLSLIVHFIEGEAMLLRLDLMGIETASGSACVSLALKQSHVLFAIGVPKEVSNGSLVFSFGRDNTEEDVDYVIEEFPKTVKLLRELSPFSPENWEKYIKSRG, from the coding sequence ATGTTTTTCAGGAAGGCTGGCAAAAGGGTAGTTTACGTGGACCATATAGCCACAACTCCTGTGGCTGAGGAAGTCTTGCAGGCTATGCTCCCCTATTTTAGGGAAAGGTTTGGAAATCCTACCTCTCTACACTCCTTTGGTCAGGAAGCTAAGAAGGCCATAAACGAGGCTAGGGAGAAGATAGCCACTCTGATAAACGCCAACAGCCCGGAGGAGATAATTTTTACCTCAGGTGGTATAGAGGCTAACAACCTTGCCATAAAAGGTATAGCCGAAGCATACGAGAAGAAGGGAAGGCATATAGTCAGCACAGAGATAGAGCACCACTCTATACTGCATCCACTCAAAAGCTTAGAAAGGAAAGGTTGGGAGGTGACTTACCTAAAGCCAGACAAGTACGGTCTTATACACCCAGACCAGGTTAGGGAAGCTGTTAGAGAAGATACAGTGCTCGTAAGCATAGGCCACTCCAACAGGGAGATAGGTACCATACAGAACATAAAGGAGTTGGTCAAGGCAGCCAAGGAAAAGAATCCTAAGGTTATATTCCATACGGACGCATGCCCAACCTTGGGACACTACCCAGTGGACGTAAAGGATTGGGGTGTGGATGCAGCATCCTTTACTGCGCACCTTATGTACGGACCTAAGGGTGTAGGAGCCCTTTGGACAAGGAAAGGTGTTAAGATAAGGCCTCTAATAGAAGGTGGTACACAAGAAAGAGGTGTTAGAGCAGGTACTGAGAACGTACCAGGCATAGTAGGTTTTGGAGCTGCAGCTGAGCTCACCATGAAGGAGCTCCAAGACAGGATGACGAGGCTATCTTACTACAGGGACAAGCTAAGAAAGGCACTTGAAGAAAAGCTTGACTACATAGAGTTTACAGGACATCCCACTCAGAGACTACCCCATCATCTGTCTCTCATAGTTCACTTTATAGAAGGTGAGGCCATGTTACTAAGGTTGGACCTCATGGGCATAGAGACAGCTTCGGGTTCAGCATGTGTTTCCTTAGCTCTCAAACAGTCCCACGTACTTTTTGCCATAGGTGTACCAAAAGAGGTATCAAACGGTTCACTCGTGTTTAGCTTCGGAAGGGACAACACAGAAGAAGACGTAGACTATGTGATAGAGGAGTTTCCAAAGACGGTAAAGCTACTGAGAGAGCTATCGCCCTTCAGCCCTGAAAACTGGGAGAAGTACATAAAGAGCAGAGGATAA
- a CDS encoding c-type cytochrome, giving the protein MRKVLALLLVGSLGLALANEQLAKQKGCMACHDLKAKKVGPAYADVAKKYAGRKDAVDYLANKIKKGGSGVWGSVPMPPQNVTDAEAKQLAQWILSIK; this is encoded by the coding sequence ATGAGGAAGGTGCTTGCTCTACTACTTGTAGGTTCCCTTGGTCTTGCTCTTGCCAACGAACAGCTGGCAAAGCAAAAGGGTTGCATGGCATGCCACGACCTAAAGGCCAAGAAGGTAGGACCGGCTTACGCTGATGTAGCCAAGAAGTACGCAGGAAGAAAGGATGCCGTAGACTATCTTGCCAACAAGATAAAGAAGGGTGGTTCTGGTGTTTGGGGTTCTGTACCCATGCCACCTCAGAACGTAACCGACGCCGAGGCCAAACAGCTCGCCCAGTGGATACTCTCCATAAAGTAA
- a CDS encoding glutamate-5-semialdehyde dehydrogenase gives MQEQVVSYALEKVEKARQTLRALSSLKTSIKNNTLLRAAELLDKKRDYIKEENSKDIEYAKSLGLSSALIDRLLLNDKRIDGMIKVLEDVAKLPDPVGEIVRMWTLPNGLKVGRMRVPLGVVFIVYEARPNVTIEAASLCMKSSNAIILRGGKEAINSNRALVEVLKEACRMEGFPEDAIQFIDRPEREIVWEILKMEGKVDVAIPRGGESLIRAVAENARVPVIKHYKGVCNIYVDDEADLKKAYHIVYNAKVQRPSVCNAVENLIIHRNILESFWPRMAYILGKAGVELRCDEESLRIIKNNPRLSFVKAVPATEEDYYEEFLDLILAVKVVGSLEEAIDFIEKYGSKHSDAIITENYTKAMRFLQEVDSAAVYVNASTRFTDGNEFGLGAEMGISTDKIHARGPMALEELTITKFVILGEGQVRDNVGVPEDLLSEALQV, from the coding sequence ATGCAGGAACAAGTTGTAAGCTATGCCCTTGAGAAGGTAGAAAAGGCAAGACAAACACTGAGAGCCCTTTCCTCTTTAAAAACGAGCATAAAGAACAACACGCTCCTTAGAGCTGCAGAGCTATTAGACAAAAAAAGAGATTATATAAAGGAGGAGAATAGCAAAGACATAGAGTATGCCAAAAGTCTTGGCCTGTCCTCCGCACTTATAGACAGACTGCTCTTGAACGATAAACGTATAGACGGAATGATAAAGGTGCTTGAGGATGTGGCCAAGCTTCCAGATCCTGTGGGTGAAATAGTTAGGATGTGGACCCTTCCCAACGGCCTTAAAGTGGGTAGGATGAGGGTGCCCCTTGGAGTAGTATTCATAGTTTACGAAGCTAGACCAAACGTGACCATAGAAGCTGCATCCTTGTGTATGAAATCCTCCAATGCCATAATCCTCAGAGGTGGGAAAGAGGCCATAAACTCCAACAGGGCACTCGTAGAGGTTCTGAAAGAGGCTTGCAGGATGGAAGGCTTCCCAGAAGATGCTATACAGTTCATAGACAGACCCGAAAGGGAGATAGTCTGGGAAATACTCAAGATGGAAGGTAAAGTAGACGTTGCCATACCCAGAGGAGGTGAGAGCCTCATAAGGGCAGTTGCAGAAAATGCAAGAGTACCTGTCATAAAACACTACAAAGGCGTTTGCAACATATACGTGGACGATGAAGCTGATCTAAAAAAGGCCTACCATATAGTCTACAACGCAAAGGTTCAAAGACCATCCGTCTGCAACGCAGTTGAAAACCTCATAATCCACCGAAACATCCTTGAAAGCTTCTGGCCAAGGATGGCCTACATACTGGGTAAAGCAGGTGTAGAGCTAAGGTGTGACGAGGAAAGCTTAAGGATCATAAAGAACAATCCAAGGCTCTCCTTTGTAAAGGCCGTGCCAGCCACAGAAGAAGATTACTACGAGGAGTTTTTGGACCTCATACTGGCCGTTAAGGTAGTCGGCAGCCTTGAAGAAGCTATAGACTTCATAGAAAAGTACGGATCTAAACACTCGGACGCTATAATCACGGAAAACTACACTAAAGCTATGAGGTTCCTACAGGAGGTAGATTCTGCCGCTGTATACGTAAACGCATCCACACGCTTTACAGATGGCAACGAGTTTGGTCTTGGTGCCGAGATGGGTATATCTACCGACAAGATACACGCAAGGGGCCCCATGGCCTTAGAGGAATTGACCATCACCAAGTTTGTTATCTTGGGTGAAGGACAGGTAAGAGACAACGTGGGAGTACCAGAGGATCTGCTCTCTGAGGCCCTCCAAGTTTAA
- a CDS encoding endo alpha-1,4 polygalactosaminidase, producing MRLLCLFVSLLVMGYLWAKEPKFVGVYYADDPPPEMFYMFDWLVLDPHASANVLKKKNLYIKHRRAKLFGYLSIFEISASNPHYKEVKPDWIIGENPYWKEKILDLTKEEVKDFLLKRAKEIVSMGFDGFFLDTLDSYKLALPKERWEEQRKALVEFIRELKRAFPKQKIILNWGFDVIEDVNDLIDGFMVEGLFSKIDFQKGGYRDTTEEERQWLIERLKPIAQKVPVIVVDYVDLPKEREKAKQIAKKIRSLGFIPYVSVKELNVIGIVDTDLVKRRALMFYEPSEPNYYPGFSDPSRLAQPYLEYWGYSVDLWDVTKGKPSFPLWDRYAVLVFWVNSQPTWMEDLILEAIQDGLKVVFIENLPTREQLLKKLDLEVYPSSKEGWKLLEKAPYVGYEVEPSPSFNPVVFPKTGSPLLIYAKGNLRYSPLAVTPWGGYALAGAYIRQLSQEVFVVNPYEFWREVLGEEDVAFEPVTTENGRRILTIHMDGDAFHSKTEVPGYTYSAEVLLKELLQRYPLPHTISLVEAELLLSKERPKLEEIARKIFSLPNVKPASHTFSHPFDWRKIEEKAEGYNLKIPGYKFDLKREILGSVDYVDSLAKPKKVHIFFWSGSANPPKDALELLYEAGLLNLNGGNTTISKKNPYLSSISPLGVDVDGYFQVYAPVMNENVYTNLWTGPFYGYLDVISTYELTDKPYRIKPVAIYYHTYSFSKVASFKALERVYQKVLTWKVIPMYVEDYAWKVLDFRSAVILKSDGHYIVRSGGLIRTLRLKKGLYPDLEKSVGVVGFTIVNGHTYVHLDPSGDYIIKLTDKPKERPYLIDSNGFVEYFEKHANGFRLKLKSYIEVDASVYLPKGCKMNMKRSPDNKEALIDVVCKEE from the coding sequence ATGAGACTTTTATGCTTGTTCGTTAGCCTACTTGTAATGGGGTATCTTTGGGCAAAAGAACCCAAGTTTGTAGGTGTTTACTATGCAGACGACCCACCTCCAGAGATGTTCTACATGTTTGACTGGCTAGTGCTTGATCCACATGCGTCTGCTAATGTTCTAAAGAAAAAAAACCTCTACATAAAGCACAGAAGGGCAAAGCTCTTCGGGTACTTAAGCATCTTTGAGATATCCGCATCCAACCCACACTACAAGGAGGTAAAGCCTGATTGGATAATAGGAGAAAACCCTTACTGGAAGGAAAAAATCCTTGACCTTACCAAAGAAGAGGTAAAGGACTTCCTACTAAAGAGGGCCAAAGAAATAGTCAGCATGGGCTTTGATGGTTTCTTCTTAGATACACTAGACTCCTACAAGCTAGCCCTTCCTAAGGAAAGATGGGAAGAGCAAAGGAAAGCTCTTGTAGAGTTTATAAGGGAATTAAAAAGAGCTTTTCCGAAACAGAAGATAATACTAAACTGGGGGTTTGACGTTATCGAAGACGTAAATGACCTGATAGATGGCTTTATGGTAGAGGGGCTCTTTAGTAAGATTGACTTTCAAAAGGGTGGCTACAGGGATACAACCGAGGAAGAAAGACAATGGCTCATAGAAAGGCTTAAGCCCATAGCCCAAAAGGTACCTGTCATCGTGGTGGATTACGTGGACCTACCAAAGGAAAGAGAAAAGGCCAAGCAGATAGCTAAAAAGATAAGGAGCTTAGGGTTTATCCCCTACGTATCTGTAAAGGAGCTTAACGTAATAGGCATAGTTGACACGGATCTTGTCAAGAGAAGAGCCCTTATGTTCTACGAACCATCAGAGCCAAACTACTATCCAGGCTTTTCAGATCCGAGTAGGCTCGCCCAGCCTTACTTAGAGTACTGGGGCTACAGCGTAGACCTTTGGGATGTTACCAAGGGAAAGCCAAGCTTTCCCCTTTGGGACAGGTATGCCGTTCTTGTCTTCTGGGTTAACTCCCAGCCTACATGGATGGAGGATCTTATCCTTGAAGCTATACAGGACGGGCTTAAGGTGGTTTTTATTGAAAACTTGCCGACCAGAGAGCAGCTTTTAAAAAAGTTAGATCTTGAAGTTTACCCTTCTTCTAAAGAAGGTTGGAAGCTTTTGGAAAAGGCTCCGTACGTAGGCTATGAGGTAGAGCCTTCTCCATCCTTCAACCCTGTGGTTTTTCCAAAGACAGGTAGTCCACTCTTGATTTATGCTAAAGGAAACCTAAGGTACTCACCCTTGGCCGTGACACCGTGGGGAGGCTATGCACTAGCTGGAGCGTACATAAGACAGCTATCGCAGGAAGTTTTCGTAGTAAACCCGTACGAGTTTTGGAGGGAAGTTTTAGGGGAGGAGGATGTAGCCTTTGAACCTGTCACCACAGAAAACGGGAGGAGGATACTAACAATCCATATGGACGGCGATGCTTTTCATTCCAAGACGGAAGTACCTGGTTACACGTATTCAGCTGAAGTCCTTCTTAAGGAGCTCCTACAGAGATATCCTTTACCTCATACCATATCCCTGGTAGAGGCCGAGCTCCTTTTAAGCAAAGAAAGGCCAAAGCTTGAAGAGATAGCCAGGAAGATCTTTTCCTTACCTAACGTAAAACCAGCATCCCATACCTTCTCTCACCCTTTTGACTGGAGAAAGATAGAAGAAAAAGCAGAAGGATACAACCTAAAGATTCCAGGCTACAAGTTTGATCTTAAAAGGGAAATCTTAGGTAGCGTTGATTATGTGGACTCCTTGGCAAAACCTAAAAAGGTACATATTTTCTTTTGGTCAGGCTCGGCAAACCCACCGAAGGATGCCCTGGAGCTTTTGTACGAGGCTGGTCTTCTCAACCTAAACGGTGGGAATACTACTATAAGCAAAAAGAATCCTTACCTTTCAAGCATAAGCCCTTTGGGCGTAGACGTAGACGGTTACTTTCAAGTGTATGCACCTGTGATGAACGAGAACGTGTACACAAACCTGTGGACTGGACCCTTCTATGGTTACCTGGATGTGATATCCACTTATGAACTCACCGACAAACCCTACAGGATAAAGCCTGTAGCCATCTACTATCACACCTACTCTTTTAGCAAGGTGGCTTCTTTTAAAGCTTTGGAGAGAGTATACCAAAAGGTCCTAACCTGGAAAGTTATACCCATGTACGTGGAGGACTACGCGTGGAAGGTTTTAGACTTTAGAAGTGCCGTGATCCTTAAGAGTGATGGACATTACATAGTTAGAAGTGGTGGTTTAATCAGAACCCTAAGGCTCAAAAAAGGTCTATACCCAGACTTAGAAAAGAGCGTGGGTGTTGTAGGTTTTACCATAGTAAACGGACACACATACGTCCACCTTGACCCTTCCGGAGACTACATCATAAAACTTACCGACAAACCCAAAGAAAGACCATACCTCATAGACTCTAATGGTTTTGTAGAGTACTTTGAAAAACATGCCAATGGCTTTAGATTAAAGCTCAAAAGCTACATAGAAGTAGATGCTTCAGTCTACCTACCAAAAGGCTGCAAGATGAACATGAAAAGAAGTCCCGATAATAAGGAGGCTCTGATTGATGTTGTATGCAAGGAAGAGTAA
- a CDS encoding GYD domain-containing protein has protein sequence MPIFVMLTTLTDEGMKTLKHRPERIKEVDQEVMEKYGIKILAQYAVMGPYDFVNIIEAPDNDTVVKMAIELGSRGTIRTLTMPAIEVDRLIEDLKSL, from the coding sequence ATGCCAATATTTGTTATGCTTACCACTTTGACGGATGAAGGTATGAAAACTCTAAAGCACAGGCCCGAAAGGATAAAGGAAGTAGACCAGGAAGTCATGGAAAAGTACGGCATAAAGATCCTTGCCCAGTATGCAGTCATGGGTCCTTATGACTTTGTGAACATAATAGAAGCCCCCGACAACGACACAGTGGTCAAGATGGCCATAGAGCTAGGCTCCAGGGGAACCATAAGGACCCTAACCATGCCAGCCATAGAAGTAGACAGGCTTATAGAAGATCTTAAAAGCCTTTGA
- a CDS encoding Mrp/NBP35 family ATP-binding protein, translating into MAVKEIMDTLRDAGLSQFVKDIKLIGSTLEIVYGIKEKGVERELEEKTRQALKDMPDVKDIKVRFVEVREEPPAFSQPMFVRRKVEGVRNLIAVGSGKGGVGKSTVAANLAVALAKLGYKVGLLDADMYGPSVPTLLGLKNQRVYVDENNRIIPLEKYGLKVLSIGFLLPSEDTPVIWRGPMLMKALTQFLFDVNWGELDYLILDLPPGTGDVQLTLAQNVQMDGAIIVTTPQDVALADVRKATAMFREVQIPILGVVENMAYFVCPESGNKYYIFGKGKVMEFASQYGTKVLGSIPIDPQVAEDSDKGTPVVESHPESEVAKAFLSIAKLISDITRR; encoded by the coding sequence ATGGCTGTAAAGGAGATAATGGACACTCTTAGAGATGCGGGTCTTTCACAGTTCGTGAAGGACATAAAGCTTATAGGCTCTACCCTTGAGATAGTATATGGCATAAAGGAGAAGGGTGTAGAAAGGGAGCTGGAGGAGAAGACAAGGCAGGCACTAAAGGATATGCCAGACGTCAAGGACATAAAGGTAAGGTTTGTAGAGGTCAGGGAAGAACCACCTGCCTTTAGCCAGCCCATGTTTGTAAGAAGAAAGGTAGAAGGTGTTAGGAACCTTATAGCCGTTGGTAGTGGCAAAGGTGGTGTTGGTAAGTCCACAGTGGCGGCAAACCTAGCCGTAGCCTTAGCAAAGCTTGGCTATAAGGTGGGTCTTCTTGATGCTGACATGTACGGGCCTAGCGTACCTACTCTCTTGGGTCTTAAGAACCAAAGGGTTTACGTGGACGAAAACAACAGAATAATCCCTTTGGAGAAGTATGGCCTAAAGGTACTCTCTATAGGCTTTTTGCTGCCTTCTGAGGATACACCGGTCATATGGCGTGGACCTATGCTCATGAAGGCATTAACGCAGTTTCTCTTTGACGTAAACTGGGGTGAGTTGGATTACCTGATCCTTGACTTACCTCCTGGAACAGGAGATGTGCAACTGACCTTAGCCCAGAACGTTCAGATGGATGGAGCCATCATAGTTACCACACCTCAAGATGTGGCACTTGCAGACGTTAGAAAGGCTACGGCTATGTTCAGAGAGGTGCAGATACCCATACTGGGTGTTGTAGAAAACATGGCATACTTTGTGTGCCCCGAAAGTGGCAACAAATACTACATATTTGGAAAAGGTAAGGTAATGGAGTTTGCTTCCCAATACGGTACAAAGGTCTTGGGTTCCATACCCATAGACCCACAGGTGGCCGAGGACTCGGATAAAGGGACACCCGTGGTGGAAAGCCACCCTGAGTCCGAGGTGGCAAAAGCCTTTTTAAGCATAGCAAAATTGATATCTGACATAACAAGGAGGTAA
- the metF gene encoding methylenetetrahydrofolate reductase [NAD(P)H], with amino-acid sequence MKIIEHLRRGEFSLSFEFFPPKTQEGEEELFQTILDLRPLNPTFVSVTYGAGGSTRERTRRIAQRIHTETDLTVMVHLTCIAHTKQELLEMLTSYKEMGIQNVLALRGDVPKADDFKPPEGACKHADELVSLIRENFKDYFCVCVASYPEGHPESPNMEWEIKFFKKKVLKGADFSITQMFFDNSYYYEFVELCRKEGINIPIIPGIMPITNFRQIQKFASMCGATIPQSLIDRMEPVAEKPEEVAKIGIEFAIRQCEDLIRNKAPGLHFYTLNKSKATLEVYKAISGLIPRQR; translated from the coding sequence TTGAAGATAATAGAGCATCTCAGACGGGGAGAGTTTAGCCTCTCCTTTGAGTTTTTTCCACCCAAAACTCAGGAAGGGGAAGAAGAACTCTTTCAGACTATACTGGACCTAAGACCACTCAACCCTACTTTCGTGTCCGTTACCTACGGTGCAGGGGGTAGCACTAGAGAAAGGACTAGGAGGATAGCCCAGAGGATACACACGGAGACAGACCTCACAGTCATGGTACACCTCACATGCATAGCCCATACCAAACAAGAGCTTCTGGAGATGCTAACATCCTACAAGGAAATGGGTATACAGAACGTGCTGGCCTTGAGGGGTGATGTGCCAAAGGCGGATGACTTTAAGCCACCAGAAGGTGCATGTAAACATGCCGATGAGCTCGTAAGCCTCATAAGGGAAAACTTTAAAGACTACTTCTGTGTGTGTGTGGCCTCTTACCCTGAGGGTCATCCCGAATCTCCAAACATGGAATGGGAGATTAAGTTCTTCAAGAAGAAGGTCCTAAAAGGTGCAGATTTTTCCATAACCCAGATGTTCTTTGACAACTCCTACTATTACGAGTTTGTAGAGCTCTGCAGGAAGGAAGGCATAAACATACCCATCATTCCAGGCATAATGCCCATAACTAACTTTAGGCAAATACAGAAGTTCGCAAGTATGTGTGGTGCTACCATACCCCAAAGTCTGATAGATAGGATGGAGCCCGTGGCCGAAAAGCCGGAAGAGGTGGCTAAGATAGGCATAGAGTTTGCCATACGCCAGTGTGAGGACCTGATAAGGAACAAGGCCCCTGGCCTCCACTTTTATACTCTCAACAAGTCAAAAGCTACGCTGGAAGTCTATAAGGCTATAAGTGGGTTAATACCACGTCAAAGATAG